One segment of Candidatus Omnitrophota bacterium DNA contains the following:
- a CDS encoding GIY-YIG nuclease family protein: MWYIYILKCKGGTLYTGMTNDLERRFKEHLSGKSRYTSYNRPVCLVYKEEHPTRSAAAKREAEIKNWARGKKLALIKSGIMTARRQG, encoded by the coding sequence ATGTGGTATATTTATATATTGAAGTGCAAGGGCGGAACTTTATACACGGGCATGACCAATGATCTGGAACGCCGCTTCAAAGAACACTTGAGCGGGAAAAGCCGTTACACCAGCTACAACCGGCCCGTATGTTTAGTATATAAAGAGGAACATCCGACCAGGTCCGCGGCGGCGAAACGTGAGGCCGAGATCAAGAATTGGGCTCGCGGAAAGAAACTTGCGCTTATTAAAAGCGGGATAATGACCGCAAGGAGGCAGGGATGA
- a CDS encoding CxxC-x17-CxxC domain-containing protein gives MHKATCADCKKECEVPFKPRDDRPVYCKDCFSKRKNEGR, from the coding sequence ATGCACAAAGCGACTTGCGCGGATTGTAAGAAGGAATGCGAAGTCCCCTTCAAACCGAGAGATGACCGTCCCGTATATTGCAAGGACTGTTTTTCGAAGCGCAAGAACGAAGGACGTTAA
- a CDS encoding flavodoxin family protein, with protein sequence MPKKILVLNGSPKRNGNTAKLVEWFTEAARSKAADVEVINAAFLKYKSSGCTSCRTCQKIKEYKCAIKDDAQPVLRKMAKADVIVFATPLYFYGPSAQLKVIIDRMFSLYKWDNTTDTFTSPLKGKTMVLLLNAYEDVGLDLVKKSFKIIADYSEMKFLSLLVPNARESGEIVKLKGIRKKAAAFGKKIAFIALKE encoded by the coding sequence ATGCCAAAAAAGATATTGGTCCTCAACGGAAGCCCGAAAAGGAACGGTAATACCGCAAAGCTTGTCGAGTGGTTCACTGAGGCCGCGCGCTCGAAGGCCGCCGATGTCGAGGTCATAAACGCCGCTTTCCTCAAGTACAAGTCCAGCGGCTGCACATCCTGCAGGACCTGCCAGAAGATAAAGGAATACAAATGCGCGATAAAGGACGATGCGCAGCCGGTCCTCAGGAAGATGGCGAAGGCGGATGTCATCGTATTCGCCACGCCGTTATATTTCTACGGGCCGAGCGCCCAGCTTAAGGTCATAATCGACCGGATGTTCTCGCTCTATAAATGGGACAATACGACCGATACGTTTACGTCCCCCCTGAAGGGCAAGACCATGGTCCTGCTGCTCAACGCCTATGAAGACGTAGGCCTGGACCTGGTAAAGAAGTCATTTAAGATCATAGCCGACTACAGCGAAATGAAGTTCCTCTCCCTGCTTGTCCCCAATGCCCGCGAATCCGGGGAGATCGTAAAACTAAAGGGCATCCGCAAGAAAGCGGCCGCGTTCGGCAAAAAAATAGCTTTTATTGCTTTAAAAGAGTAA
- a CDS encoding peptidylprolyl isomerase, protein MDDQVVVLETNQGNIEIKLIPEVAPKACENFITLAGKGYYDGLIFHRVIKGFMIQGGDPTGTGTGGQSCWGKPFADETDPKVQFDTPGVLAMANAGPNTNGSQFFITTAKTPWLNGKHTIFGKVVSGYDVVEKIENSAVGRNDKPKAEQKIVKAYLKAAK, encoded by the coding sequence ATGGATGACCAGGTCGTTGTATTAGAAACTAACCAGGGGAATATCGAGATAAAACTTATACCCGAGGTAGCGCCGAAGGCTTGTGAGAATTTCATCACGCTTGCCGGGAAGGGGTATTATGACGGCCTGATATTCCACAGGGTCATAAAAGGTTTTATGATACAGGGCGGCGACCCGACAGGGACGGGCACGGGCGGGCAATCGTGCTGGGGAAAACCGTTTGCGGACGAAACCGACCCGAAAGTCCAGTTTGATACTCCGGGAGTACTGGCCATGGCGAACGCAGGGCCAAATACCAACGGTAGCCAGTTCTTCATTACTACCGCCAAGACCCCGTGGCTTAACGGGAAACATACGATATTCGGCAAAGTGGTATCTGGCTATGATGTGGTCGAGAAGATAGAGAACTCGGCCGTCGGCAGGAACGACAAGCCTAAGGCCGAGCAAAAGATCGTCAAGGCATATTTAAAGGCCGCAAAATAA
- a CDS encoding rubrerythrin family protein, with product MFRRGVIVMALCVAVFSLLSGKAYAAAKPAAAKPGATLANLLSAYNGEKNAQVRYMSFAQQADKEGYKGVASLFRAAARSEQVHYEGHERAIKELGGVPKVNMLATPVKSTKENLETAINGENYESGKMYPEFLAQAEKDKVKPAIASFKGAVRVEAVHAQLFKKALKDLDSWKGQKKDFFVCLVCGNVTENKPPMVCSICGAPKEKFTAVN from the coding sequence ATGTTCAGGAGAGGCGTTATCGTAATGGCGCTCTGCGTCGCTGTCTTCTCTTTGCTTTCCGGCAAAGCATACGCCGCCGCAAAACCGGCCGCCGCGAAGCCCGGAGCAACACTAGCTAATCTTTTATCCGCTTATAACGGCGAAAAGAACGCCCAGGTCCGCTACATGTCATTCGCCCAGCAGGCGGACAAGGAAGGCTACAAGGGCGTTGCGAGTCTTTTCAGGGCAGCCGCGCGTTCGGAGCAGGTCCATTATGAGGGGCATGAAAGGGCGATAAAGGAATTAGGCGGGGTCCCCAAGGTGAATATGCTGGCCACGCCTGTAAAAAGCACGAAAGAAAACCTTGAAACGGCCATAAACGGGGAAAATTACGAATCCGGCAAGATGTACCCGGAATTCCTGGCCCAGGCGGAGAAGGATAAGGTCAAACCCGCGATCGCTTCGTTCAAGGGCGCAGTGAGGGTCGAGGCAGTTCACGCCCAACTATTCAAAAAGGCTCTGAAGGACCTTGATTCATGGAAAGGCCAGAAGAAGGATTTCTTCGTATGCCTGGTTTGCGGCAATGTGACGGAGAATAAGCCGCCTATGGTCTGCTCTATTTGCGGCGCTCCAAAGGAAAAATTTACGGCCGTTAATTAA
- a CDS encoding cation diffusion facilitator family transporter: MQKTVEITDKASERSQLSAASVSFWGSIALFVISAAAGIAVDSITLILDASASLVILVVAFLMSSTIKKIHSPPDEIFNFGYEKYEPFTVVLQGALIITTCLISAKFAIQDIVHSEDIENYRIPVIAACLSVAIGVFVSIFIKAAARRTHSSMMHTASMHWFIDTGMSVGILGGFCAGWVLKEKGYTNITRFVDPAMAIILALIFIIPPARTIKRHFMELLDAVPSKDIRDKVRQVVDEYKPRMFGVSRVRTRKAGDKIFVDICFVVKEDMTVREAEAVAADFEKDLKTHLRHLDVVVYFKPMK; the protein is encoded by the coding sequence ATGCAAAAAACCGTTGAGATAACCGATAAAGCGAGCGAGCGCAGCCAATTATCCGCGGCGAGCGTATCATTCTGGGGCTCGATAGCGCTATTTGTTATTTCTGCGGCAGCGGGTATCGCCGTGGATTCCATCACGCTTATTTTGGACGCTTCCGCAAGCCTTGTCATTTTGGTCGTAGCCTTCCTCATGAGCTCCACGATAAAGAAGATACACAGCCCGCCCGACGAGATCTTCAATTTCGGTTATGAAAAATACGAGCCGTTCACGGTCGTATTGCAGGGCGCCCTTATAATCACGACCTGCCTGATAAGCGCTAAATTCGCGATCCAGGACATCGTCCATTCGGAAGATATAGAGAATTACCGGATACCTGTTATCGCGGCATGCCTGTCAGTCGCGATAGGGGTGTTCGTAAGCATATTCATCAAAGCCGCCGCGCGCAGGACACACTCATCGATGATGCATACGGCGAGCATGCATTGGTTCATAGATACAGGCATGTCGGTCGGCATACTCGGCGGGTTTTGCGCGGGCTGGGTGCTGAAAGAGAAGGGGTACACCAATATCACGCGTTTCGTCGACCCGGCCATGGCTATTATACTGGCGCTGATCTTCATTATACCTCCCGCGAGAACGATAAAAAGGCATTTTATGGAGCTTTTGGATGCCGTCCCGTCAAAAGATATAAGGGATAAAGTAAGGCAGGTAGTGGATGAATATAAGCCCAGGATGTTCGGTGTCAGCAGGGTCAGGACAAGGAAAGCCGGGGATAAGATCTTCGTAGATATCTGTTTTGTCGTGAAGGAAGATATGACCGTCAGGGAGGCCGAAGCGGTCGCCGCGGATTTCGAGAAGGACCTTAAGACCCATTTGCGCCATCTTGACGTAGTGGTATATTTTAAACCTATGAAATAA
- a CDS encoding YbgC/FadM family acyl-CoA thioesterase: MSKSRLEKKIYYHDTDCGGVVYHASYLNHLEEGRTELLREKGVDVGELAREGTIFPVVRIEIEYKYPAVYGDTIEVLTSIEKVGHASINFDQEIMKGGTLLLKAKVVCACVDADLKAKPIPEAELSKLKIV; this comes from the coding sequence ATGTCAAAAAGCCGGCTGGAAAAGAAGATATATTACCACGACACGGATTGCGGCGGCGTCGTTTATCACGCCTCGTATTTAAACCATCTCGAAGAAGGCAGGACCGAACTTCTTCGAGAAAAAGGTGTCGATGTCGGAGAACTCGCCCGCGAGGGGACGATCTTTCCGGTCGTCCGCATCGAAATCGAATACAAATACCCCGCAGTATACGGCGACACCATCGAAGTGCTCACCTCGATCGAGAAGGTCGGCCACGCCTCCATAAATTTCGACCAGGAGATAATGAAGGGCGGCACCCTGCTGCTGAAGGCGAAGGTCGTTTGCGCGTGCGTGGATGCGGACCTGAAGGCAAAGCCTATCCCTGAAGCGGAACTTTCCAAACTGAAAATTGTCTAA
- a CDS encoding sigma-70 family RNA polymerase sigma factor, whose translation MSEKSINFDELVLEHKDKVFNLCYRFMGDHGEADDCAQETFVKAYRSLKDFRRESSVSTWIYRIAVNTCKNRLSSAQYRRSRYMVRLDEPKDTGDGEQPVEIGGKALSPSAELDRKEKGETIQEAINSLSGDHRSVVVLRDIEGLSYEEISEITGYNLGTVKSKLARARQELREKLKGLV comes from the coding sequence ATGAGTGAAAAGAGCATAAATTTCGACGAACTGGTCCTGGAGCATAAGGACAAGGTGTTTAATTTATGCTATCGCTTCATGGGCGATCACGGCGAGGCCGACGACTGCGCGCAGGAGACTTTCGTCAAGGCATACCGGTCGCTGAAGGATTTCAGGCGCGAGTCGTCAGTATCGACGTGGATCTACAGGATAGCGGTAAACACGTGCAAGAACAGGCTCTCTTCCGCGCAATACCGCAGGAGCAGGTATATGGTGCGGCTCGATGAGCCGAAAGATACCGGGGACGGCGAGCAGCCGGTCGAGATAGGCGGCAAGGCCCTTTCCCCGTCGGCTGAGCTGGACAGGAAAGAAAAGGGGGAGACGATACAGGAGGCGATAAATTCACTTAGCGGCGACCACAGGTCGGTTGTCGTGCTCCGCGATATCGAAGGGCTCTCATACGAGGAGATATCTGAAATTACGGGTTATAACCTCGGCACAGTGAAATCGAAACTGGCGAGGGCGAGGCAGGAATTAAGGGAGAAGCTAAAGGGGCTGGTCTAG
- a CDS encoding glycoside hydrolase family 3 C-terminal domain-containing protein has product MNRPGIFLLALVLFLLFSGAAVYGEDQQVEKKIDELIKKMTLGEKVTLIAGNEMETYSIDRLGIPKLKCCDGPVGVARSGPVTAFPSSICMAATWDPDLIYKVSTALAEEVKGKDRNMSLAPCVNIHRVPMGGRNFESFGEDPYLSSRLAVAYVKGLQDNKVLATVKHYACNNQEWERGTIDVVIDERALREIYLPAFEAAVKEGGSWSVMASYNKVNGYHSSENDHLLNEILKKEWGFKGFVVSDWGGTHSTVNAANYGLDLEMPRGDNFNSKLVSAVNNGQVKEAVIDDKVRRILRAMFWLGLFDANPAPNRGSLNTAQHKEAAFLTSREGIVLLKNTGGVLPIDITKIKSIAVIGPNAAANRFGGGGSSEVTPAYNVSPLDGLKKRLGNKVAINYALGCKLEGEVVPIETSAVQTVFNGKKVNGFLGEYFNNQGLEGAPAVKRVDKHIDFSWGDGPPADGIQQDHFSARWTAKLTPPKTGEYEVNLRSDDGSRLFIDGREIINSWKDHGEETKSTTMKFEAGKEYDLRVEFYENSGGAVVKLGWDIPRELAAEAAEVAKKSDIAIVFIGLSGRFESECFDRKDINLPDGQNDLVKKVVAANKNTVVVLNSGAAVIMNEWVNDVPAILEMWYPGQEGGNAIADVLLGYYNPSGKLPTTFPVRWEDCSAYSTYPGKNGKVYYSDGIFVGYRYFDKQGTKVLFPFGHGLSYTTFEYSNLTITPGAVSDGKIDLTASFDLKNTGRREGAEVAQLYIREVAPGIERPVRELKGFKRVNLKPGETLKVTFKLDKRSFAFYDVDKKDWTANPGEFEIEAGSSSRDIKLKGTFTLQKGKML; this is encoded by the coding sequence ATGAATAGACCCGGGATCTTCCTGCTCGCACTTGTCTTATTTCTTTTGTTTTCGGGCGCGGCTGTTTACGGCGAGGACCAACAGGTGGAAAAGAAGATAGATGAATTGATAAAAAAGATGACGCTTGGCGAGAAGGTGACCCTTATCGCGGGAAACGAGATGGAGACGTATTCCATCGACAGGTTGGGTATCCCGAAATTGAAGTGTTGCGACGGCCCGGTCGGCGTCGCCAGGAGCGGCCCGGTGACGGCATTCCCGTCGTCCATATGCATGGCCGCGACATGGGACCCGGACCTGATCTATAAAGTGTCGACGGCGCTTGCCGAAGAAGTCAAGGGGAAGGACAGGAACATGTCCCTGGCGCCGTGCGTGAATATCCACAGGGTCCCGATGGGCGGAAGGAATTTCGAGAGTTTCGGAGAAGACCCGTATCTCTCGTCACGGCTGGCTGTAGCGTATGTGAAGGGCCTGCAGGACAATAAAGTCCTCGCGACGGTAAAACATTACGCCTGCAACAACCAGGAATGGGAACGCGGCACGATAGATGTGGTCATCGACGAGCGGGCGCTCAGGGAGATATACCTGCCGGCATTTGAGGCGGCGGTGAAAGAAGGCGGTTCGTGGTCCGTAATGGCCTCCTACAATAAAGTGAACGGCTACCATTCGAGCGAGAATGATCATTTACTGAACGAGATACTTAAGAAAGAATGGGGATTCAAAGGGTTTGTCGTCTCGGACTGGGGGGGGACGCACAGCACGGTCAACGCGGCGAATTACGGCCTCGATCTCGAGATGCCTAGAGGGGATAATTTTAACTCGAAATTGGTGAGCGCGGTCAATAACGGCCAGGTAAAGGAAGCCGTGATAGACGACAAGGTAAGGCGGATCCTGAGGGCGATGTTCTGGCTCGGCCTCTTCGACGCCAACCCGGCGCCGAACCGCGGGTCCCTTAATACGGCGCAACACAAAGAGGCGGCCTTCCTGACGTCCAGGGAAGGGATAGTCCTGCTCAAGAATACCGGCGGTGTCCTGCCTATCGACATAACCAAGATAAAATCGATCGCGGTCATAGGCCCCAATGCCGCTGCCAACAGGTTCGGCGGCGGAGGCAGTTCAGAAGTGACGCCTGCCTATAACGTGAGCCCGCTCGACGGACTGAAGAAGAGACTCGGCAATAAAGTCGCAATAAATTACGCGTTGGGATGCAAACTTGAGGGCGAAGTGGTGCCGATCGAGACGTCGGCTGTCCAGACCGTCTTCAACGGGAAAAAAGTAAACGGTTTTCTGGGGGAATATTTCAATAACCAAGGGCTCGAGGGCGCTCCGGCCGTGAAAAGGGTCGATAAGCATATAGACTTCTCGTGGGGCGATGGGCCGCCGGCAGACGGCATACAGCAAGACCATTTCTCCGCCAGGTGGACGGCGAAACTCACGCCGCCGAAGACCGGTGAGTACGAGGTGAACCTGCGGAGCGACGACGGTTCCCGCCTCTTCATAGACGGCAGGGAGATCATAAACAGCTGGAAAGACCACGGAGAAGAGACTAAAAGCACTACGATGAAGTTTGAGGCGGGCAAGGAGTACGACCTGCGCGTCGAATTCTATGAGAACAGCGGAGGAGCGGTTGTTAAGCTGGGATGGGATATTCCACGGGAATTGGCCGCCGAGGCCGCCGAGGTCGCGAAAAAATCCGATATCGCGATCGTATTTATCGGTCTCTCCGGCCGTTTCGAGTCCGAATGTTTCGACAGGAAGGATATAAACCTTCCTGATGGCCAGAACGATCTCGTTAAGAAGGTCGTCGCGGCGAATAAAAATACGGTCGTCGTGTTGAATTCCGGCGCCGCGGTCATTATGAACGAATGGGTAAATGACGTCCCTGCGATCCTCGAGATGTGGTATCCGGGACAGGAGGGCGGCAATGCTATCGCGGATGTGCTGCTCGGATATTACAATCCGTCGGGCAAACTGCCCACGACCTTCCCTGTAAGATGGGAGGATTGTTCGGCATATTCCACTTATCCGGGCAAGAACGGCAAAGTGTATTATTCGGACGGCATCTTCGTAGGCTACCGTTACTTCGACAAACAGGGGACAAAGGTCCTCTTTCCGTTCGGCCACGGCCTTTCTTATACCACCTTTGAATACAGCAACCTTACGATAACGCCCGGCGCGGTGTCGGACGGTAAGATCGATCTCACAGCCTCTTTCGACCTTAAGAACACCGGCCGGAGGGAAGGCGCCGAGGTCGCCCAGTTGTATATAAGGGAGGTCGCTCCCGGCATCGAGAGGCCCGTAAGGGAGCTTAAGGGATTCAAGAGAGTGAATCTGAAGCCCGGCGAAACGCTAAAGGTGACATTCAAGCTCGATAAGAGGTCCTTCGCGTTCTATGATGTCGATAAGAAGGATTGGACCGCCAACCCCGGAGAATTCGAGATCGAGGCGGGCAGCTCGTCCAGGGATATCAAGCTCAAGGGTACCTTTACCCTGCAAAAGGGCAAAATGCTTTGA
- a CDS encoding metallophosphoesterase, whose protein sequence is MLVREFVSLGVFLAFILAVYIKEGQLISGLVLHKVRRKEGPSGFLSKPAIAVHILAAAGILCFLYGLLIEPHWIEVKRVEIESGKLSRASLRIVQLSDLHTDPKGTNEKKVIEAVNALKPDIIVFTGDAVNSPKSLPVFKKTLKSLKANIGKYAVTGNFDYWFLRGLDLFGGTGFVALDGRIERIDKDGDIFFISGLNFEHGGHWFPVLKNVPRGYYSIFLYHKSDLIEDLKGVNVDLYLTGHTHGGQVALPFYGAIITLSKYGKRYEAGEYKVGNTVLYVNRGIGTEGKAGVRVRFMVRPEITVFDIKPARPAAKK, encoded by the coding sequence ATGCTGGTCAGGGAATTCGTTTCGCTCGGCGTTTTTCTCGCGTTCATTCTCGCCGTATACATAAAAGAGGGCCAGCTGATATCCGGGCTGGTCCTCCATAAAGTACGGCGCAAGGAAGGGCCTTCCGGTTTCCTGTCCAAGCCGGCGATAGCCGTCCATATCCTGGCGGCGGCCGGTATCCTTTGTTTCCTCTACGGCCTTTTAATAGAACCGCATTGGATAGAAGTCAAGAGAGTGGAGATAGAGAGCGGCAAATTATCCCGCGCCAGTCTCCGTATAGTCCAGCTATCAGACCTGCATACCGACCCCAAAGGCACAAACGAGAAAAAAGTTATAGAGGCGGTGAACGCGCTGAAACCCGACATCATCGTCTTCACAGGGGACGCGGTAAATTCCCCGAAGTCGCTGCCCGTCTTTAAAAAGACCCTGAAGAGCCTTAAGGCGAATATAGGAAAATATGCCGTGACAGGAAACTTCGATTACTGGTTCCTGCGCGGGCTCGACCTGTTCGGGGGGACCGGTTTTGTAGCCTTGGACGGCAGGATCGAGAGAATAGACAAAGACGGAGATATTTTTTTCATCTCGGGCCTTAATTTCGAGCACGGCGGGCATTGGTTCCCCGTATTGAAGAATGTGCCGCGGGGATATTACAGCATATTTTTGTACCATAAGTCCGACCTTATCGAGGACCTGAAAGGCGTAAATGTCGATCTGTATCTCACCGGACATACCCACGGCGGACAGGTGGCGCTCCCGTTTTACGGGGCGATAATCACCCTTTCGAAATACGGCAAGAGATATGAAGCAGGGGAATACAAGGTCGGGAATACCGTCCTTTACGTGAACCGCGGCATAGGTACCGAAGGGAAGGCCGGCGTGAGGGTCAGGTTCATGGTGAGGCCGGAGATAACCGTATTCGATATCAAGCCCGCGCGTCCCGCCGCAAAAAAATGA
- a CDS encoding rubrerythrin family protein encodes MGKSIKGTKTEKNLLASFAGESQARNRYTYFASAARKEGYEQIANIFTETAENEKEHAKVFFKYLEGGDVEITAAYPAGKINNTNANLEAAAAGENLEWTTLYSDFGRIAEEEGFPEVARSFEQIAKVERFHESRYRRLINNIANGEVFKKKAPVKWHCINCGYVFEGAEAPKECPACKHPQAFYEILSENF; translated from the coding sequence ATGGGCAAATCAATTAAAGGCACAAAGACCGAGAAGAACCTGCTCGCTTCATTTGCGGGAGAGTCCCAGGCGAGGAACAGGTATACGTATTTCGCCAGCGCCGCGCGGAAAGAAGGCTATGAGCAGATAGCGAACATATTCACCGAGACCGCGGAGAACGAAAAGGAGCACGCCAAGGTATTTTTCAAGTATCTTGAAGGCGGAGATGTCGAGATAACGGCCGCTTATCCGGCCGGCAAGATAAATAACACCAATGCGAACCTTGAAGCCGCGGCCGCCGGCGAGAACCTGGAGTGGACTACGCTGTATTCCGATTTCGGAAGGATAGCCGAGGAGGAAGGATTTCCCGAAGTCGCCAGGTCCTTCGAGCAGATAGCGAAAGTTGAAAGATTCCACGAATCGAGATACAGGAGGCTCATCAACAACATAGCGAACGGCGAAGTATTCAAGAAGAAGGCGCCGGTCAAGTGGCATTGCATAAACTGCGGCTATGTGTTCGAAGGGGCAGAGGCCCCAAAAGAATGCCCGGCCTGCAAACACCCACAGGCATTTTACGAGATCCTCTCCGAGAATTTTTAA